From one Bacteroides intestinalis DSM 17393 genomic stretch:
- a CDS encoding YicC/YloC family endoribonuclease → MIQSMTGYGKATAELSDKKINVEIKSLNSKAMDLSTRIAPLYREKEIEIRNEIAKALERGKVDFSLWIDKKDACELITPINQDVVVAYYERIRTISETTGIPAPEDWFSTLLRMPDVMTKNDIQELSEEEWKAVHATVLQAIQNLVEFRIQEGAALEKKFREKISNIAKLLTSVDPYEKERVEKIKERITDALEKTISVDYDKNRLEQELIYYIEKLDINEEKQRLSNHLKYFINTMEDGSGQGKKLGFIAQEMGREINTLGSKSNHAEMQKIVVQMKDELEQIKEQVLNVM, encoded by the coding sequence ATGATACAATCCATGACCGGATACGGTAAAGCGACCGCTGAACTGTCCGATAAGAAAATCAATGTAGAAATCAAATCGCTCAATAGTAAAGCGATGGATCTGTCAACCCGCATCGCTCCCCTCTACCGGGAAAAAGAAATAGAAATCCGTAACGAAATTGCTAAGGCACTGGAACGTGGTAAAGTGGATTTCAGTCTGTGGATTGATAAAAAAGATGCCTGTGAACTTATTACTCCCATTAACCAGGATGTGGTAGTGGCGTATTACGAACGCATTCGTACCATCTCCGAAACTACCGGTATCCCTGCACCCGAAGACTGGTTCTCTACTTTGCTCCGCATGCCGGACGTGATGACCAAGAACGATATTCAGGAACTAAGCGAGGAAGAATGGAAAGCTGTTCATGCCACTGTACTTCAGGCTATCCAAAATCTGGTTGAATTCCGTATACAGGAAGGCGCGGCTTTAGAGAAGAAGTTCCGCGAAAAGATTTCCAATATTGCCAAGTTGCTGACTTCTGTTGATCCGTACGAAAAAGAGCGTGTAGAGAAAATCAAAGAACGCATCACGGATGCTTTGGAAAAGACCATCAGCGTGGACTATGACAAGAACCGTCTGGAGCAGGAACTCATCTATTACATTGAGAAACTGGATATCAACGAAGAAAAACAACGCCTGAGCAACCACTTGAAATACTTCATTAATACTATGGAGGATGGAAGCGGACAAGGTAAGAAGTTGGGTTTCATTGCCCAGGAAATGGGACGTGAAATCAATACGTTGGGAAGCAAGTCCAATCATGCTGAGATGCAGAAGATTGTAGTGCAGATGAAGGATGAGCTGGAACAAATCAAAGAACAGGTATTGAACGTGATGTAA
- a CDS encoding DUF3137 domain-containing protein, with the protein MDYVDFDSLAQKLAPTLQVLENKRKELLRKGRSEGLIYAAIFLVVGVIALLILKLEGIFGPIVIVVISVIIFITCINNKSKIFSSFYKEEVVDEIIHAFCPNATYSPNDGVSEDLFRNSGLFTSPDRYHAEDLIEGCLDKTSFICSEVHAEERRARSTKNGVQYYWEDIFKGFLFIADFHKEFQGETTVLRDSFFKIKMGASRVKMESPDFEKVFDVFSTNQIEARYLITPSMMERMLKLDSNFKKGVTISFRNSTILVAIPDSKNRFEADVWSSLNDMSILKSDFAVLQSLLEIVDELNLNTRIWSKE; encoded by the coding sequence ATGGATTATGTAGATTTTGACTCTCTGGCGCAGAAACTGGCCCCCACATTGCAAGTTCTGGAAAATAAACGTAAGGAACTCCTGAGGAAAGGGCGTTCAGAGGGTTTGATTTATGCTGCTATTTTTCTGGTAGTAGGAGTGATAGCTTTGTTAATACTTAAATTGGAAGGGATCTTTGGTCCGATAGTTATTGTTGTTATTTCTGTTATCATTTTTATTACTTGTATCAATAATAAATCGAAAATATTCTCCTCTTTCTATAAAGAAGAAGTGGTAGATGAAATAATCCATGCCTTTTGTCCGAATGCGACCTACTCTCCGAATGACGGAGTGAGTGAGGATCTTTTTAGAAATAGCGGACTGTTTACTTCTCCCGACCGTTATCATGCCGAAGATCTGATAGAAGGATGTCTGGATAAAACCAGCTTTATCTGTTCCGAAGTACATGCTGAAGAGCGCAGAGCTCGTTCTACTAAGAATGGAGTGCAGTATTATTGGGAAGATATTTTCAAAGGATTTCTTTTCATTGCTGACTTTCATAAGGAATTTCAGGGAGAAACGACCGTTTTGCGGGACAGCTTTTTCAAGATTAAGATGGGAGCTTCGAGAGTGAAAATGGAAAGTCCCGATTTTGAAAAAGTCTTTGATGTCTTTTCCACGAACCAGATTGAGGCCCGCTATCTGATTACCCCTTCCATGATGGAAAGAATGTTGAAGTTGGACAGCAATTTCAAGAAAGGAGTTACCATCAGTTTCCGGAATTCTACGATTCTGGTCGCCATTCCGGATTCAAAGAACCGGTTTGAAGCGGATGTGTGGAGTTCTTTGAACGATATGAGCATCCTTAAATCGGACTTTGCAGTGCTCCAATCCTTACTGGAAATTGTAGATGAACTGAACTTGAACACACGTATTTGGAGTAAAGAGTAA
- a CDS encoding LemA family protein yields the protein MIVAIIIVLFILVLISMYNSLVRKRNQIENAFSTIDVMLKRRFDLIPNLVATVQQYAKHEADTFAAITEMRNKTYTSLNDSEKAEFDKMFSKVRTQFFAVAENYPELKASENFLQLQRSLNETEEQLAAARRTYNASVTDYNNAVQTFPTNLLAGMFGFTRKAVLTIPEAERATPDVKNLFNS from the coding sequence ATGATCGTAGCTATTATTATTGTACTTTTTATTTTGGTGCTGATTTCGATGTACAACTCACTGGTGAGAAAGAGAAATCAGATAGAAAATGCTTTTTCCACTATCGATGTCATGTTGAAACGCCGCTTCGATTTGATACCCAATCTGGTTGCAACTGTTCAGCAATATGCCAAGCATGAAGCCGATACATTTGCTGCAATAACGGAAATGCGCAATAAGACTTACACTTCTCTTAATGACAGCGAAAAGGCGGAATTTGACAAAATGTTTTCTAAAGTGCGTACTCAATTCTTTGCAGTGGCGGAGAACTATCCCGAACTAAAAGCTTCTGAAAATTTCCTGCAATTGCAGCGTTCGCTCAATGAAACGGAAGAACAGTTGGCTGCTGCCCGCCGCACTTACAATGCTTCTGTAACCGATTACAATAATGCCGTCCAGACTTTCCCTACAAATCTGTTGGCAGGTATGTTTGGCTTTACAAGAAAAGCGGTGCTGACAATTCCGGAAGCAGAACGTGCAACTCCGGATGTAAAGAACTTGTTCAATTCATAA
- the tsaB gene encoding tRNA (adenosine(37)-N6)-threonylcarbamoyltransferase complex dimerization subunit type 1 TsaB, which yields MSCILHIETSTSACSVAVSEDGQNVFNKEDLNGPSHAALLGVFIDEALSFADSHAMPIDAVAVSCGPGSYTGLRIGVSMAKGVCYGRNIPLIGLPTLKVQCVPVLLYHDELPEDALLCPMIDARRMEVYAAIYDRALKPVRDIAADIVDENSYTEFLNQHPVYFFGDGAAKCKEKITHPNAHFIDDIHPLAKMMFPLAEKAIAENDFKDVAYFEPFYLKEFVASQPKKLL from the coding sequence ATGTCGTGTATCTTACATATTGAAACGTCCACCTCGGCATGCTCCGTTGCAGTGAGTGAAGATGGACAAAATGTATTTAACAAAGAAGACCTGAACGGCCCGTCTCATGCCGCTCTGCTGGGAGTATTTATAGACGAAGCTCTGTCGTTTGCCGACAGTCATGCCATGCCGATTGATGCAGTGGCGGTGAGTTGCGGACCGGGTTCCTACACCGGACTACGTATCGGCGTATCTATGGCGAAAGGAGTTTGTTACGGACGTAATATTCCGCTGATCGGTCTTCCGACATTGAAAGTACAATGCGTGCCGGTATTGCTTTATCATGATGAATTGCCTGAAGACGCACTGTTATGCCCGATGATTGATGCACGCCGCATGGAAGTATATGCTGCCATCTACGACCGTGCCCTGAAACCTGTGCGCGACATAGCCGCTGACATTGTAGACGAAAACTCTTATACGGAATTTCTGAATCAACATCCCGTTTATTTCTTTGGAGACGGAGCAGCCAAGTGCAAAGAAAAAATAACTCATCCCAATGCGCACTTCATTGATGATATTCATCCATTGGCAAAGATGATGTTTCCACTTGCCGAAAAAGCAATAGCCGAAAACGACTTTAAGGATGTAGCTTATTTTGAACCATTCTACCTGAAAGAGTTCGTAGCTTCCCAACCGAAAAAACTTTTATAA